AGCTCAGCTGGCCACGTACAGGAAGTCCAACAAATCACGTCCCAGCTCAGACACAGGGCCCAAAAAGGAGCCTAAGCATGAAGACGTCAGTTAACTGACTTCCTCATCCACATCCTCCATCAGCAGGAGCTCCACCGGGACAAATACCATCATGATCGATAGCAACATTTTCAACTACAcaagaaaaaatggaaatttagACAAGATCATAGATGCAAACTTATTCTGAGAATTAGAATAATACTGATTTGACTTAGTTAAGCACTTTCTGGAATGATTTTAAaagtttcacagaaaacagaaacgaAAACATCTCTTCATTTTAAGCTCATATTTCCTTTGATGGCGAGCTGGAGTAAAGAAAAGTTGGAGCGTTGGAGATATTGTTCTTAAAAACAATGTTCTTCCCATTAGAACATTAACAGAGAACAGCTGACGTGAGCTCCCCCAGCAGCTTTCTATTTGTTTGCTGTGTACAGCCATTTTCTTGAGACATGGCATGTCATTGGACTCAGAAAGACACATGAATTTTGATCTTCTTCCTTTAATGGAAATGAACCACCAAGCTTATAAAGATGTGATCAAAGCCAAGCTGAACATTtgatgctgttgtttctgaatataCATCAAGCACATGGACCCTGATATTGTCTCTGTGGTCAGTCTCCATTGACTCAGGTGAATGTGTTGATTTCTGTCCACATTTCTATCTTCACTACTCCACCAGCCTCTGATACCAAAGTGCAATGAGGACAAGGTCATAGTCTCTGAAGAACAAATCCCAGTAAGACCAGTTTACACTGAGCACATCTCAGACACTGAGACTCTACAGTGGACAGACTGACTCTGATGAGTTACAGTCATTCAGCAGTTCTACATTTCAGTACATTGTCACTGAGAGATCAATGCTGAATGGACAGATAATGGATCCCATTGAACCACTGAGAGCAAAAATCAAAGCATCCTACTAACAAGTATTGTCTGTGAATCTAAAGCCTGATAAAATGTCCAGGCTGTAACGATTTGGACTGTGAGACATTTTTGGAtcttcaggctctgtgcttaagcacatttcatttgaaatcaaTGAATGGATACTACATAAAAGaaccaagtctcagctttaatttgggGAACTgctcagtcagactgagatCAGGTGACTGACTCAGCCAGTCGAGGATGTTCCAGCTCTTCACCTTGAAAAGCTCTTTGCTTTCTTTGGCTTTATGTTTAGGATCATTGTCCTGCTGAGTGATGAAATAATCCAGTGAGCTTTGATGCATTTGGCTGAATCTGAGCACAGAATGCTCCTGTAGACCTCTGCATTCACAGTGTCCCAGTCCCACTGGCAGCCATACATGTCCAAGCCATAACAGAAGCACCACCATGTTTGACAGAGGAGCTGGTGGCTTTGGATCATGagctcttcctttctttctccacactttcctttttccatcattttgatagaggctgatttttctttcatccGTCCACACAACTCTGTTCAgagctgctttctctctgtgtctgtgaactgcagcctggcctttctgtttctgagctTTACCAGGGGTTTGCATGTTGTGCTGAATCCTCTGAGCTTATGCTCATCAAGTCTTCTCTTGAATGTTGACAAGGAAACATGTCTGCCAACATCCTGGAGAGCATTCCTGACTCGCTGTCCACTCAGAAAGAGGTTTTCACCTTGCATATGATTTTCCGATCACCCACAAGACTTGTGCTCCTCAGTCTAACAggtcatttgacattttctacttttcctgtgtgcacctgcttttttttttttttttttagaaagtcCCCAACTGTTGATATCTTTGATATCTGTgataaatgtttgcttttttgagTTCTGCTTTGAAAGTTACCATAAGAGCATCTCAGGTATAAAGTGAGTAACAGTCACTGAGCAAAGAAGCCACTTATCAGTCAGTGGGAAAGCAGAAGAAAGGGACTGGAACAGATTTCATTTAGAAACATGGCTGACCACACAGCCTACTGACTATTGAACAACCAAGCTTCAGCAACTCACTTAGTTTTAATGCTAAATATATTTGGACAGCTAGTTGTTATTGTGATTCAAACATTGAGTAAAAATACTtaataacttaaaaaataaataagtgaatttCAGTGAGTTAGTCCACCTGTTACctggaaaagaaaggaaagaaatccATGTTATGTCAGGCAGGCATCAGGGTAAGTGGatgtcaatttaaaaaaaaaaacataaaaaacatcttaaGGATAAATATGCTGCATATACTGATGTGTTTAGTAGGAGTTTGTAACTGTATAATCAGGTTTTTAGATCTTACATTCAGCTGGCCTCATCTCAAACGGGTACTCTGTACTGAGGCAGTCTGGCGCCATCTAGTGTTCACAGTTTAATCACATGAGGCTCAGTCATACAAACTAGTAAATTCAGGATGCTGAAACTTTTGGATGGAGAACTGAGGACTTCCTCTAAACTTAATCAGCATGTTGTGGATCAGAACTTGTCCTGTCTGACAACAAGCTAAAATGAGCAAAGCGTCTTGTTTACAAGAAAATCAGGTTAGGAAGACATGTTTTTTGTTAgaaagttgttgttttgtgtttcatggAAAACTGATGTGTCTTAATCGGATTAACATCGGAGGATCAGTTACCGTTGATTGTTTCATAGGTGAAAAGATGCAGTTAATTCAACACAACGTTGTGTTGAAATAACATTAGTTCAACTACAGTATTAGTTGTTCTAATCACAATATTTACATAATAACTATTATAATATGTACATATTAACCACATTCATGTGTAAGGTTCTACTCCAGCAGCTTATCTCTTAGCTTCAACTGACCTAAAACGAATTAATGGCCCGGTTTATAAAGAATTTGGAAAAATTCACACAAAGTAAATTAAAAGGCCGATAAACGGATGTTTGTCAGAAAAGTTTGCGTGTGAACATGAACTGGGCCCAAACTACAACTTAATGTTACTCAAGGACTGATGGGGCGAATAATAGCGACATATTTTCCACTGTGTCAGAAAATAGATCAGATTTCGATCAAATAAATTGAATAAATTAAACGAGTCCAGGTAGAATCAGGTAGCTGGTGCTGACGTATGAAGCCGGTTGCTAAGGAAcgtatatatatttaaaaacctGGTTCCGAATCCGCCATTTCAGTCTGAGACTTTGGACGAGAAAGTTACACTCGACGATTTGAGCAAAACCCAGCAAGTGACCCCCGAAACAAAGACGCAGGCTGACTTCAGTTCATCTGACTCCCAGCTTCAtcacagaaaaagtgagaatATAAGGAGTTCAATCTGATAGAAACCACTGTGTTCAAGCTGTTTATATTCGACGCCTCGACTGAATTTAGTCGAGGCGTCGAACGTTCTGTAGCCTCAGAGACTGACTTTAATGCAGAGTCCAGTTTGTACAGTAACATactaaatgtgaaatgttcaggttgatttgaatattttaaagcaaacagattCAGTGTGAACAGGTTTGCCTTCGTCTTCCACCTTCAgcaaactgctgcttttaaacatCCAGTCGTTTCCACATTCATTATTTGATTTGTCAGTGTATAAATGatgactgtttgtgttgttgtttgtgtagtGTCTAGTTTGAACGTGATGTTAGAgcaatgaatgaataaataagtagataaatgacaaaggaaagagaaaagaaagtgacatttccacacagagtagaaaagtttttctaatgaagggaaacatcagtgagctgactgagtgttgagtcaaataTAGCTGTGTAGAGTTCAGCAGAGCTCCATCCTAacctctgtgttaatgcttccagatgtctgatctgccttctcacctcgGTGACCACAGCTACTGCAGAGAGCCCTCCAGGACCCAGATGAGCAGCGGCCCCAGCAGGGTAAGACTCCTTTGTTTGGCTGTCGGGGTCAAAATGTGtatcctgttagatttgttagGAGCTCGTGCTGATTTGATCTGATTTCTAATATTCTCTTTAGTGCTTTAATAactaatgttttaaaatgagttGTAATTGTCATGAAGCTCAGTGATTCCAGCGGCTACATATGATAAAATGTTGATATGTGAGATGTGATAGAAAACTgtggagtcatgtttgtgtgtgtcgaCACTGAAACTGTTGAGaacatcttgtgtgtgtgagtttgcgtTGAGTCTGAAAAGAGTCAGTGGAGACATTAGAGTGTAAACAGTAGCGGTGTGGCTATGCCTCCCACCTCCATCCCCCCAGGTGATGCTCAGCTGATGTGTAGGCCTTTGTCATGTGATAAAGGATTAGATGTAAGTATGAAGCAGCCTGTGCTGGGGACAGGGTGGGAGGCAGATTGTCTCCGTGTCCCTTCCTGGGACCAGCTGTTGGACTCTTCCAGGATGGGGCACGGAGGCAGATTGTCTCCATGTCCCATCCTGGGAGAGTCCAACAGCTGGTCCCAGGAAGTCTCCAGCCCTGAagactgaagtgtgtgtgtggaagtgtgaCGGGGATGTGAGCTCGCTGCCCTGCACCTGGttgagcagagagaaaatgtaaagGTAAGATTTCGATGGTGTGTAATGATGGGGGGACATTAAAGGAGCATCCCATAAACatgagacaagacaagacatgTGTCCACAGGAgactgacatcctgtcagttgAACTTGctccagtgttgccatggctgccagtccCATCATATCCCACAGCTGTCTTCAGTGTACTGCAGACAGCTGAGCCtctgattgtttgtcctcctgcaggtcttcaTGCGCTGCCCAGATGATCCTGAATTGTGGTTCTGAGCGTGCGTTCGGTTGGGCCTGGGTCGGTACTTTACGCTCAGCGatcagtaagtttgatgtgtggctgctgttcagagagcAGTGGGAGTGGCAGTATGTTGATGAGAACTGGTGATGGTGGGAGTGTGGAGCGGaggtgtgtgctgcagtgtttcgTGTGTGATTTCCTTCGTTGTTGCTGTGAGTGGGgactttgtggagtgggctgtagcaggtCATCGTTTGGCCGAGGTGGTAAACCGAGTCCAGAAGCACAGactgcagcagtctgagaggacttgaAGTGAAGCAGTTTGAGCTGGTCCTTGACTTTgtccctctgtccatctgtctaaCAGGTCAGCAGGAAGAGACGTAGGGAGCAGGACAGCAGTTCCAGAGCCCTCGGCGAGCCTCCAGAGAGGAGAGTCCGTGAGAGCCCCCGCCCCCTGCCccccacctctgctccacaggccATACCGGACAGTGTCCAGCCGGAGGTGAGTCGTCCAAATGTATAGATGAATGTTGGTCTTCagctgcctcctgtctttgtgttggtcagaagcatttgaTCCTAGCTCAGTGGTCAGCACAGACATTTGTCCCAGTCCACTGCAGCAGtgtaaagggtgtagctgatccagtctgaccttcctatcctcctgtctctgtctctgtaaaatgatccagccccTCCCGGAGCCTGTGCCCCTCTTGCCCAGCCCCCAGCCCGGtggtctccctccctctgcttttaATGCAGTTGTGGAGATGTTCATGGCGTGGATGACTGACTCTCCATACAACCCGGAGATGTGAGGCTCCTGCAAGAAACAGGccagagctcacacacacacacacacacacacacacacacacacacacatacacacacacacacacacatatagataaGTTTTTAAGtcttattaatatttaataacactttctttaaaacctttaaaaaagtatttacactgactctttttccaactccttcattcaagctttcattttcttcttaaatttccctaaaaaaagaaagacaaaaaaaaataaatttcagtAAATTTAGaacatacaaaaatatttagCTCAGTATTGAAACCATactgctcccacacacacacacacacacacacactattaatattaattaatattttaatatttaataacactttctttaaaacctttaaaaaaccaAAAAGTAATGGTAAGTATTTAcactgactctttttccaactccttcattcaaactttaattttcttcttaaatttccttaaaaaaaaaagaaagacaaaaaaaatgtattggaTCTTAGTATGTAGATAGTAGATGTGTCTGCATAATTTAATGCTTTCTTAGGtaaatttatttaatatatctaaaaataataatataataatatcaCTAGTAAGTGATGTTTATCCTCCTTCTCTTAATTAGATCTGACTCAAATttagaaaatacaaaaatatttagcTCAGTATTGAAACCATAGAAAATATTTCTAATTTGAATAATTCTGTCTATTAAGAACAAATTGGCACAACTTCCCTGACAGAAGTAAAGggctttaggagggtctacagacaatattccatcccaacatgttcttcccacagttcatatgtcagtattaGGTAGGTAGTATTATGTcagtaatatttttttgtgatttttcattttttgtgagctaaaattattttatttttttgcatctCGGGCACTTTACCACGTATCTTTGCACCATTTAAGGTTGTCCACTGGGCTTGATCTtaaatttgtcttaaaacaggaaaattgGGGGTGTTGTAAAACGTTTGAGCGGCCGTGCAGCTGAGGAATTTTATTggtttgataaatttcccattttccttgaAATGAATGTTTCAGATTCTAAGGTAAATGTATTAAGTGATGAGGAAGTTAGTTAGTAGGTGAGTTATATCAGAGCATGTTCCACTGagtccagccactagaggtcaggagtgcacagttgGTCTGATTGTGTTCGTTTGTGAGTCTCACAACTTTCATttatgtgagtgatttacaaggCAAacgttcacatctcctgagctctggagcctgaaaccagtggaacacacattcatttagctgtcaggtCCCTGGGAAATCTTTCAACTAGTTGATAAGTacagaaaagatgaataaaTGTTGCAAGAGTGAAGAACAGTGCAGTGAACATGGGAATATGAAGAGTAGGAAGAATCagtttggatggaacattgtcagagggtTTGGGTTTGGGTGGGTGGACCCTCCTAAAGCCCTATTATATTCTAAAGAGTTCAGCACAGGTGAACACTTTAGAGTTTTTAGTGATCACTGAGATTCCTGTCAGTGAAACCAAACAACCCATTTTTCCAAAGTAAAATTCAGTTTGATTTGATCAGAAATAAACCAGAAGTTACTGATTAACAGGAAAAATGAGCTGTGAGATCCCAACGTGAACGATCTGAAATTAAAGGAGCCCTGTGAAGTTTTCTTGTACACAGTAGTTGtgttcacattcagtgttactcactgagacacactgtgtgtatctttgttGTGTTCCTCATACAATTCAAAGctgtttctttcagttttttgtgtCAGGAGAGATTGTATTTTTTCTATCATTGCAAAACATGTAACGTTCAACACTCTGGTGAGCGATGGCTCTTCCTTATCTCCCAGCTTGTTGCAGTCACcttcctgtttgttgtttttctgtttctatggCGGCTGGCAAACTATGAAGGGACTCTGACTCACATCCAGTCTCACCTGGCCGTTTTGGAAAAAGTAGGACTTTGTGGTGGGTTTGGTTTTGAATTTTTATTGCTTGTAAAtctaacttttcttttttgatgtgAAAGGATGAACTTTTTGTACATTTAAGATTAAGATTATTTAGATTGTTTTGGTCAATACTGACAGAACAAATGTAGAAAACTTATGATGTGCAACCCCTTGGCCGCACTAGTGCATCATAACGTACAGCTACTGTCTTGCAGTTCCTGAATATAAAATGTATTAGATTTTACATTCTGAAGCATGGAatttattaagcagtgaaaagATGACAGCGATTATTTTCGttacaatacattttaaatagtAATGTTCAAAAAGgcaacaaaacagtaaaaacatgaCAGATAAGTAGTAACACAGTAAtataacaaaatgacaaaaatgaaaagtgatgCATTCAGAAGTTGGCAGACATCTTGATGACGTCTTGTTTCAGGTCCACAATGTGCATCTCAATTCTCCTGTGTAAATCATCCATTGAAGTTGACAGGGTATCGTACAGAGCCTGgacacagtaaaataaagcatGTTAGCCTCAAACCATGAAAAAGCTGGACAGTGAAGCAGACATGTAGGACATGGAACTTCATCATCCTGGTTGTACCTgagctttctctgtctctttgctgcaCACGTCTCTCAGGCTCTGAATCTTGGCCTTCAGCTGCTGCGTCTCTCTGGAGATCTCTTGGATTTTGTCAGCTATCTCCTCACGCTTCTGATGGATCTGGTTACACTGCCTGGAAAACAGGTaagtttaggtttttttttactttttattttacagaacaGCAGTGTAGAAATGACCTGTGGTGAAACATGCTGTATATATCACGGCATTAAATACCCCAAAACTTCCTGAACGTGCTgctccttcatctctctcttcatctgtctccgGATGTTCTGTTTGGACTCTTTGTCCAGCTTCATGCCCTGAGCTCGCTTCATCTGGCCTTCCTCCACACACAggttcttcagctccttctgcttcttctcatATTGAGCTGTCAGCTCCtggtgctacacacacacacacacacacacacacacacacacacacacacttattttcaAACAGTTTGTAATCTTGTCTTGTAATCAACAGCCTGTGCAACATGTCACAGTTATATCACTTCCCTATTTTAAGTGTTCACCTCATTATGCTACACATACTTTACCTGGACTGAGCACATCTTGTACGTATCCTATTCAAGTGAGTTAGACTGTAGCTAAAAGGTACCACAAAATAACACTTGCCCCTTTTGTGAATTGATGTTTGCATTTCCACTAAAATCTGAACAACCAGGTGTGTTTGAATGAACGTGAGTCTGTGGGAATTTTAACTTTTCCTGGATGTATTTACAGATCACTTGCACACTGTTCATACCATCTCCTGTCTCTGCTTGGTGTTGTTCATGCTGCTCTCCAGGTCCTGCAGCAGGTTGTACATCTGCTGGATCTCAGCCTCAGTGTGAGTCACACTCTGCACCATGTTCTGCAGCTCCACCACACGCTCgtctgtttctttctgaaaTCAAagccatcaaaaaaaaaaaacattataccTACATGTCACCCCAGCCTCATTCCTATTTGTCTTTTCTACTTACAATAGAGTTCTTGATGTTCTTGACGTTCtccctcattttctccatctgactCTTCAGCTCTTCGGGAGACTCCACGATCTGTGACTTGAGTTTGCTGATGTCTTCCTTCAGGTTGCTGACGTCCACCTTAACCTGggcctgtcacacacacattcaaacaccacacacatctCTTTAACAAACAGCCTcgacacttcctgtctgtattttttttttattatgtttagGTCACAGTCACATACCAGTTTCTGAGACTTCTCTGCAATTTTGGTTTTCCACTCTGCGATACAGTCATTCTTTACATTCTGAAAGGAGACAAGTGTATTTCactttgactgacagctcacactttttcacagcttttattaTTCTGACTGTGTTTTAGCATCACCCACCACTTCCTGGTATTCATGCATGGTGGTGgcctgcagctcagagagagCGGCTGCCAGCTCGTctgcctctgcctgctgctCTGGTGGGATGGTCCTGAACAAGGACAAGACAAATCCGTATACATCTCACTGCAAAGTGGAGCACTGCATTCATCTCTCATGTCAGTTGTAGAAGACGTATGTTTTACTGTCATTATTTGATTTCTTATGACCATGTACTGTAATGTTTTTCAGGttacagaaataaacatgaTCAGGAGATAAACAACTCATCTCCACCCATGTCCTCTCTACCTTTCTGGAGgtaagtgacttttttttggagaaGATGCCTCAACACAGAGTATTTTTACAGCCATAAAGtgaccaaacaaacaagaagGGTTGAGACTTACGTCAGCATCTCAatcttcttctctgcttccaGGTTTCCTCTGGTGTAAGCCTGCAGCCTGTCCATGTCCGCCCTCTGACGAGAGAGAAATTGCCCAAAGATGTGACACACCAGGATGAATGGTTCCTAACTTGTCAGCCGTAAGTAAAACAAGTCTGTGGTAACTGACATGGTAGTTGCAGTAGGCTAAAATCTGGTCTGTGTTGACCGATATAACTTACAAATTTGGCCTGTTTCTCCAAGATCATGTCCATCCTCTGCTTCCTGAAGTGAAGAAAGTTCATGATGGCACTGAGAACAGTCAGagtcttctgtttttctgcaaaggAACAGCAGAATCATTATCAAAGGACTGCTTACAAGTTATCAAGTGTACATCAGCCAGTGAACTATGTGGGGACTGTTATAACAATCTttggaaagaggaaatgagaaagcTACTTACTTGGGGCTAGAAGGTCGTTCAGTGAGAAATCATAAACCAAGCACATAGGCAGAAACTGCCTCCTAAAAACATAATGAACAGTGTTGGTAAATAAGTCATATAAACTGtaaatagaaatatataaaaaggtACATATCTTGCATTACATCACACTGAAACCCAGTTCCAGAGCTGTAGCCTTTTGAatactgaactgaaaacaaatgatgtgCTAGTTTCAGAGTCTGTTGGTTTGCATAAGCAGAAGGAGAGTGTCTGTGAACAAGTCACCGAATTCCTAGTAACTCTATGGATGCTGTCTCCATACAGCTGACCTGTCTGCAGAAGAAGGCCACTCAGTTAAAAAAGAATTAGTCTGAACATATACATGAACTCATCACTGGGTGGTTCatactgtgtttctgtgtatccAGGAGAGGCAGCAAGAAAAACTCACATGCGCATGTAGACGCTCATGATAGCAGTCGCCCCCTCATGATATACTGGATACTGAATGTTCTCCAGAAGTGGAACCTgttggaaaacaaaaagcaaatcaaCCTCTCAACTAAAAGCGAGGATAAGATGGAAGTGTATGAGGCTCAGTGACATTTACCATTACATTATGTAATGTGTTGAAAGAGACATGATGATACCAGACAAACTTGAAGAGAACAGTTCCTTATTGTAGTGGTAAACATGCCTGGATGCAAACtggtagttttttttcccagtaaaACGCAGCACTTACCATAGAGTGACACTCAGGTCTGAAGCGATACAGGACATGCAGCACTCTCATGTACAGTGTTTGAACTGCCTCTGGCTGTAAGAGAGAATAATCAGGTGCTGAGTTAAAGGTCTGTAGTTTATATGACCTGCAATACAGGCTGTTATCTAGACCAGTTCTTTGTCTCACTGAGGTCCAGCTGGTTCCCACACAGTCTCCAAGCTGTATGAGTTGGAACATAATTAAAAGACATGTTTATATTTGTCTTCACATGCGTATATGAAAGACTTCTGCTGGTTAAAGCTTTTCaagtgtgaggatttgctgtgtttttgttatattaGATTGTAAAGtgaatatatttgtgttttggactgtcggtcagataaaacaagcaatttcaACACATGATTTTGACAGGGAAATTATTAGTTGTCACTACactattttctgccattttattgactgattaaacaattaatcaattaaccaAGAAAACCAGTGTCAGAAGTGCATCTCTATCCAAAACCAGTAAATTACAGTtggtgaaagaaaaggaagttGTATTTGCCTTATTTTCAAACATTGTACTGTTGTTTGCTGTACTTGTTTTCTCCTTGTTTTGATGAAAATAAGTTGTAGTCTACCAGCATTATTTAATAAGGATTCCtactttaaaatgcaaatgcaatgtcaataataaacatatacaTTGTTGTGATACACTCATAAACCTAATGTATGATCTATTATCCATTCTGACTCCAGTAATAAGGAGTATAACATTTTGTCAAGACTTATAGTCAAACAagtgaaaactgaatgaaaacaattgtaaaataatgtgaaacagacaaacagaaaaaaatgtaaatctatTCTTTAATGGGTGCTGTTCACTGGTAAAAGTATTAGGcgtctcttcctctgtgaataaacaaaacaacactaatATCAATACTTAATTCCTCAGTATTTTTGAATGGGGTTTGGCGTTGGGAATACCTCTCTTCATAACAGAACATGTCTGTGATTAAGTTAACCCCTAACTTTGAAGCCATAAAGCTacgtttgctttttttctgtcaagcCGTTCAAACACGGGCATTATTTTGTAGTTAGTGTAAAATACTGATAATTTTGTTATGAAGCATTTAACGTTGCTCATTGTGCCAGCAGATAGCAGCAAACGGACGTTACCTTCGGAGAAGGAGTCAGGTCGCCCTTGGTAAAGTGTTTGGCCTCTTGGCCGGTGAGAACTTCTGTTCGGTAAAAGTTCACTATAGCATCCGCAGTATAAACAGGGAAGGTGTTTTCAGTCATTGTTGCAAGTCAGTGCcgaataaaaatacaaa
This region of Toxotes jaculatrix isolate fToxJac2 chromosome 3, fToxJac2.pri, whole genome shotgun sequence genomic DNA includes:
- the nuf2 gene encoding kinetochore protein Nuf2, encoding MTENTFPVYTADAIVNFYRTEVLTGQEAKHFTKGDLTPSPKPEAVQTLYMRVLHVLYRFRPECHSMVPLLENIQYPVYHEGATAIMSVYMRMRQFLPMCLVYDFSLNDLLAPKKQKTLTVLSAIMNFLHFRKQRMDMILEKQAKFRADMDRLQAYTRGNLEAEKKIEMLTTIPPEQQAEADELAAALSELQATTMHEYQEVNVKNDCIAEWKTKIAEKSQKLAQVKVDVSNLKEDISKLKSQIVESPEELKSQMEKMRENVKNIKNSIKETDERVVELQNMVQSVTHTEAEIQQMYNLLQDLESSMNNTKQRQEMHQELTAQYEKKQKELKNLCVEEGQMKRAQGMKLDKESKQNIRRQMKREMKEQHVQEVLGQCNQIHQKREEIADKIQEISRETQQLKAKIQSLRDVCSKETEKAQALYDTLSTSMDDLHRRIEMHIVDLKQDVIKMSANF